The nucleotide sequence ACACCCGGACCCGACCATGCACTTAGAGGGCACGGAATCCGAGACGAGAATGAAGTGCCCGCACTTGGGGCATACGGCAGGTGTCGCCGCCGGATTGATCCGCAGGAGGTTCAGGGCATCCTGATGGGCGGAAATGACGTCCAGCTGGGCGTCGGAGAGGTCCAGGCCGAGGAAGGTCTTCACGACCAGCGGATCGCCGGCCTCCATGGCCTCAAGGAGTTCCTGCCAGGTGTTCTGCTTGGTCTTCTTCAGGATTGCGATGCCGAGGCTCGCTGCCTGGGACAGGCCGCTGTAGTTATCGCGGGTCTTAAGCCAGCCCATTCAGTTCCTTTTCCCGGCGGTTTCCGGTGCAGCCGTGGCGGCCTGTTCCGGAACATTCGTTATTCGTATATCCCCTATGTGTGCGGCAGGCTCAGCCGCTCTCACCGCCGCTTCCTGACGCCGGCATCCTGTTCGCGGACGATGTCCTCCACGATCCGCTGCATGATGTCGGCCAGGGACTTGAACTGCTTCTCCAGCTCGGGGTCGTCCCCTGCCGTTTCCTCGTAGATACCCTCGTCCTCGTTGACGGCCGCGGTCATCTCGGTGACGTTGTTATCGGCGCCGGGCATGAGCACGTTCAGGTCGTTGGCCTTGTTGCGCAGGATGGCCCGCATGTGCGGATCCAGGGTGTTCACGGCCATGAGGGTGGTGATGATGCACGTTTCGGTCTGACCGATGCGGTGGATCCGGTCCTCAGCCTGGCTAATGTTCGCCGGCGTCCAGTCGGTTTCCACGAAGATCGCGTCCGAGGACCTGGTCAGGGTGATTCCGAAGCCGGCGGCACCGATGGAGCAGAACAGCACGCCGATCTCACCGTTCTGCAGCTTGTCTGCCATGGGCTGGCGTTTGTGCTCGGGGACACCGCCGTCGATGAAGCCGACGCCGGCCAGGTCCGCGGGGATCGAGTTGACCAGGGCTTCCATGACCGGCTGGTGGTGAACCCAGACAACCAGGGGGCGGGTGTACTTCTTGGTCCCGTCCTTGGCTGTTTCGGTGGTCTGTTCCATCCAGTCGGTGACGATCTCGATGGCGGCAGGCACCTTGGCGACGCCGGCGGCTGCGCGCAGCGGCGTGATGAGGTCGATACGTTCCCGGGAGAACTTCTTGATGTCCTCGGGTCCGATGATGGAGCCGTCTTCGGTGAATTCCTTCACCCATTCGCGGATCTTCTCGTACAGGACCTCGTGGGCTTCGTGGAAGCCGCGCGTGTCGATGTCCACGATCCGGGTGGTGCGCAGCTTCTTGGGCAGCTGCTTGAGGACGTCTGCCTTGTTCCGGCGAACCCAGCAGTCACGGGTCATGCGCATCTCCAGTTCGGAGAGCATCTCCCGCCTGGGCAGGAAGGCGCCGAAGCGGTTCTGCTTGGTGTAGCGGTTCATGAACTTCGAGGCGCCGCCGAAGTACGGCTCCAGGGCACCGGCGATGGCCAGCAGATTCGTCACCTCGGCCGGGCTGGCCAGGAACGGGGTGCCGGTAATGGGGATGCGCAGGTCATTGATGGTGCAGGCAAGGTTCCGGTCCGCGGTGGCGCGGGCGGTGCTGAAGTTCCGGGCACGGTGGATTTCGTCGAACAGTGCCGCCTCGGGGTTCCAGTCCACGAGCTCCTTCAACAGTTCCGGGCGGGAGGCCAGCAGGGAGTCGGCGACAACGATGACACCGCGGTCGGGGAAGGGCGGGACTTTCTTCCCGGCCCGGATCGGGACAATGTACGGCGGGAAATCAGGGGCCTTCGACCGGGTCTTCTTCTTGCCGGCCGTCAGGTCCAGGGTCGCCACGGATGCCTGCTTGTGGTCCGGTGCGAAGAACGGGCCGAGGGCAGTCAGGGCTTCGCGGCACCAGTTGGTGACAACCAGCGGCGGGACGACGATAACGACGCGCTCGGCGCGGCGGATTGCGGCCGCGGCCAGTGCCTGGCGGGTTTTACCAAGGCCAGGGGCATCGCAGAGGGCACGGTGTCCGCCGACGATGGCGTAGGCTCCGGCAACCTGGAAGGGGAAGAGGTCAAGGCCGAACCATTTTGGCAGGTAGCCGGTGTGGGAGGCGACGATGTCGACCAGTTCCCGGGTGCGTTCGGAGAGGACCTTCTGCTCGTCCCCGTCGACGCCGGTGGATGCGGCCAGTTCCCGTGCTGCTTCCCGGACGTTTGCGGGGATAGGGCCGGCCTGCAGCGCGGCGACGGCGTCGTTGAAGGTGTCGTCGTCGAAGCTCAGCCCCTTCTTGGGACCGTTCTCGTCGATCAGGTCGGTGATCAGGGCGGTGAAGCGCTGGGCTTTCTTGTCCCAGACAGCGCCGGGACCCAGGAGTTCGCTGACACGCTCGTAGCCGGCCAGCCGGTGGCGGACGAAGGCCGAGTGCGGGAACCGCTTGGAACGCTGAACCATCGGGCGCCACAGGGGCTCAAGGCTGTCCAGGTCTTCCAGATCGCCTGTCGCCTCGGAGTAATCGACCTCGATGCCGTGTTTGGCGAAGAATTTGTCCGGGTTGATGCCGGTTCCGGTGATGTACCAGGCCTTCTCGGCCGGATCCCAGCGGCGCGAGGGGACAACGTCCTTGATCCACTTCTGGGCGTCGCCGCCTCTGGGCATTCTGGCACCCCAGGGGAACTCAAAGCGCAGTTCCGGCCGGCGGAAGGTCCCGGTGAGGACAACGGAGAGGGTCATATTGTTTCTATGCGCCCGGAGACGTCACGGGTGCTCAAAGCCATCCGGCCGGGTTGATGTGCTTGCCGTTGAGGACGACTTCAAAGTGCAGGTGGCAGCCGGTGGATGCCCCGGTCGTGCCGGCACTGGCGATGAAGTCTCCGCGGGAAACCTTCTGCCCGACGCTGACGTGGGATGAGCTCAGGTGGTTATAGGTGGTCACGAGTCCGCCGCCGTGGTCGATTTCGACGCGGATGCCGCCGCCGTAGGGGTGCCAGCCAGCGAATGTCACAGTCCCCGATGCAGCTGCGGTCACGTCCGTGCCGCACGGGGTCCCGAAGTCCTGGCCCGAGTGGAACTCGGTGGGGTCTCCGGTGATGGGACTGATACGGCCGCCGAAGGACGAGGTGCGGACCGGATTGGCCAGCGGGTTGTCCAGCGTCCCGCCGACGGTCTTTCCGGTGCTCATGAGAGTGCGGAGGCGGACGTCGGGGTCATGGCTGCTGGTGACACCCTCCCGGCTGAAGGAGACTTCAACGTCAGCCGGTGCGGTAACGGACTCACTTTCGGTCAGGGTGCCGAGTTCATTCCCGGCCTCCTGGGGTGCGGCAGCTCCCATGAGCGATGCCGAGACGGCAAGGCCGAGCGCAGCTCCGATCCGAAGTCGGACCTGCGCGGTTATCGTTTCTTTCCTGTGCTTACTCACTTCCCCTATGTGTGCGGCACGTCCGGTGCCTCTCACCGCCGGACACAAAAGAGGCCGCCCGCTCGTGCGGACGGCCCTCAGGTACGCGGCTTTCAGCCTTCGAGGTTCTCGACAGTCACTGTGCCGGATTCCGGGTCGAAGCTCACGCACGGCGTCCCTTCGGCGGTGCGGGCCTTGGACAGGGCCACTGCCAGCGCGTTGCGGATTGACCGTGCCTCTTCCCTGCTGCTGAACCCCGGTGCGAAGACACTGGGCGGGGCCGAGGCGGAGATACATACATCCCAGCCGTTTCCGGTTTCCCCCGGGCGGACTACGATCGCCATGGCCGATGCCCTGACAAGGTTTCCGGCCGCTGTTTCGATCCAAACATCCACGTCTTTTTCTCCCCTGATTCTGCTCTTACCTTCTGCTTCCTATGTGTGCGGAAGGGTCCGTTTCTGTGCACGTTTCAGGCCCTTTTCGGAAGGTATTTTCGGCAGGTTTCAGGCCGCGTTCTCCAGTTGTTTCATGAGCCCCGTTTTCCGCCTGGCGACCACCGCGGAGCCTGCTGCAAGGGCTGCCGGGAACAGCGGCAGCAAGGTGAGGGCATTGATCCTGCCGGGTTCTTCCGGGTCCTCGGGAATGAAGTGCGAGGGGTCTTCGGGGTCCACGTACAGATCCACCTTCTGGCCCTGCTGCCATTTCGTGTCGGCGGCCAGCGGCGGCACTGTGTCGGTGGTGGAATCCGTAACCGTTCCGGACTGCTTCCCGCCGGACTGGTAGGAGAATGACGTGATCTCGTCGGTGCGGAACAGGGCGTGCTTATCCGGGTCCGCTTCCGTGGTGCGCCTGACACCGGTAACTGTGCCCGAAACCAGGTTGTCCTCCGACGCCAGGGACATGTATTCACTGTTGGTGCCGACCCCGGCAAGGGCCATGGCCACGGATCCGGCCACCGAGGCGCAGGCGATTGCTGCGGCAGTAATCCAGGTCCGGCGGTAATGGACCCGGGCGTGCGCCGGCACCCATCCTGCAGCGAAGTGCGGGACTCCCCGCCGGTCGGTACGGTAGACGTTCCGCCGGCCGATGCTCAGCGATGATCCCGGCCGCATCCGGACGTTGTGGGTGACCGGAATATCTTCGGGTTCGATGTACCTCTCACCAT is from Arthrobacter sp. zg-Y1110 and encodes:
- a CDS encoding DUF3592 domain-containing protein → MENNEGTAPEPQRPMGGFAVYSTEALEEEIDTEAVQAPGVPGEETPDYGERYIEPEDIPVTHNVRMRPGSSLSIGRRNVYRTDRRGVPHFAAGWVPAHARVHYRRTWITAAAIACASVAGSVAMALAGVGTNSEYMSLASEDNLVSGTVTGVRRTTEADPDKHALFRTDEITSFSYQSGGKQSGTVTDSTTDTVPPLAADTKWQQGQKVDLYVDPEDPSHFIPEDPEEPGRINALTLLPLFPAALAAGSAVVARRKTGLMKQLENAA
- a CDS encoding M23 family metallopeptidase; translated protein: MSKHRKETITAQVRLRIGAALGLAVSASLMGAAAPQEAGNELGTLTESESVTAPADVEVSFSREGVTSSHDPDVRLRTLMSTGKTVGGTLDNPLANPVRTSSFGGRISPITGDPTEFHSGQDFGTPCGTDVTAAASGTVTFAGWHPYGGGIRVEIDHGGGLVTTYNHLSSSHVSVGQKVSRGDFIASAGTTGASTGCHLHFEVVLNGKHINPAGWL
- a CDS encoding DEAD/DEAH box helicase, coding for MTLSVVLTGTFRRPELRFEFPWGARMPRGGDAQKWIKDVVPSRRWDPAEKAWYITGTGINPDKFFAKHGIEVDYSEATGDLEDLDSLEPLWRPMVQRSKRFPHSAFVRHRLAGYERVSELLGPGAVWDKKAQRFTALITDLIDENGPKKGLSFDDDTFNDAVAALQAGPIPANVREAARELAASTGVDGDEQKVLSERTRELVDIVASHTGYLPKWFGLDLFPFQVAGAYAIVGGHRALCDAPGLGKTRQALAAAAIRRAERVVIVVPPLVVTNWCREALTALGPFFAPDHKQASVATLDLTAGKKKTRSKAPDFPPYIVPIRAGKKVPPFPDRGVIVVADSLLASRPELLKELVDWNPEAALFDEIHRARNFSTARATADRNLACTINDLRIPITGTPFLASPAEVTNLLAIAGALEPYFGGASKFMNRYTKQNRFGAFLPRREMLSELEMRMTRDCWVRRNKADVLKQLPKKLRTTRIVDIDTRGFHEAHEVLYEKIREWVKEFTEDGSIIGPEDIKKFSRERIDLITPLRAAAGVAKVPAAIEIVTDWMEQTTETAKDGTKKYTRPLVVWVHHQPVMEALVNSIPADLAGVGFIDGGVPEHKRQPMADKLQNGEIGVLFCSIGAAGFGITLTRSSDAIFVETDWTPANISQAEDRIHRIGQTETCIITTLMAVNTLDPHMRAILRNKANDLNVLMPGADNNVTEMTAAVNEDEGIYEETAGDDPELEKQFKSLADIMQRIVEDIVREQDAGVRKRR